GGGGTGGACGGGATGGCGTGGCGACCGACGTTCGGGGCCGGGGAACGGCGCTGTCTTTGTCTTTTAGGGGCGCGGGGAACGGCGCAGTAGTTGGAGGGCGCGGGGGGCGCTGTTTTCAAGGGGCGCGGGGAACTGCGCGATCTTTTTCGGGGGGAGGGGGCCGGAGGGACCTGTGTCACAGGGGGAGGGTGTTTCGGTGAGGGGGCGGCGCCGCCTAGGGTTCGGCACATGTTCGCCGCCTACGCCGCCCGTATCGACCGCGACCAGCCCCTGAACGGCCTTGAACTGGGTGACCGCCCCGCCCCCGCGCCACGCCCCGGCTGGACGACCGTGAACGTCAAGGCCGCCTCCCTGAACCATCACGACCTCTGGTCGCTGCGCGGGGTCGGCCTCGCCGAGGACAAGCTGCCGATGATCCTCGGCTGCGACGCCGCGGGGATCGACGAGGACGGCAACGAAGTCGTCCTGCACTCCGTCATCGGCCAGACGGGCCACGGGGTCGGCCCGAAGGAGCCACGCTCCATCCTCACCGAGCGCTACCAGGGCACCTTCGCGGAGCAGGTCTCGGTCCCCACCTGGAACGTCCTGCCCAAGCCCGCCGAGCTCTCCTTCGAAGAGGCGGCCTGCCTGCCCACCGCCTGGCTGACCGCGTACCGCATGCTCTTCACCAACGCGGGTGTACGCCCCGGTGACTCGGTTCTCGTCCAGGGAGCCGGCGGTGGTGTCGCCACGGCCGCGATCGCACTCGGGAAGGCGGCGGGGCTCCGCGTCTTCGCCACCAGCCGGGACGAGGCGAAGCGCAAGCGCGCCCTGGAACTCGGTGCCGTCGAAGCCCTGGAGTCCGGCGCCCGCCTGCCGCACCGCGTGGACGCCGTCATCGAGACCGTCGGCGCCGCCACCTGGTCCCACTCGGTCAAGTCCCTGAAGCCGGGCGGCACCCTGGTCATCTCGGGTGCCACCAGCGGTGACCGGCCCCCGCACGCCGAACTGACCCGCATCTTCTTCCTCGAACTCAAGGTCGTCGGTTCCACGATGGGCACGAAGGACGAGCTGGAGGATCTGCTGTCCTTCTGCGCCGCCACCGGCGTACGCCCCGTCATCGACGAGGTCCTCCTGCTGGACCGGGCCCGTGAGGGCTTCGAGCGGATGGAGTCCGGCGGACTCTTCGGCAAGGTCGTGCTCACCGCCTCCTGACACCCCTGACCTGACGTCCGACACCTCACGGCTCCGCCATCCCTCTGCCACCTCTCCATAGGTCGTCAACCGGCGTTGACATTTTCTGGTGTGTCAATCTAAGTTGACGTCATGACCGAAGCAACGGATCTCG
This sequence is a window from Streptomyces ortus. Protein-coding genes within it:
- a CDS encoding zinc-binding dehydrogenase, with protein sequence MFAAYAARIDRDQPLNGLELGDRPAPAPRPGWTTVNVKAASLNHHDLWSLRGVGLAEDKLPMILGCDAAGIDEDGNEVVLHSVIGQTGHGVGPKEPRSILTERYQGTFAEQVSVPTWNVLPKPAELSFEEAACLPTAWLTAYRMLFTNAGVRPGDSVLVQGAGGGVATAAIALGKAAGLRVFATSRDEAKRKRALELGAVEALESGARLPHRVDAVIETVGAATWSHSVKSLKPGGTLVISGATSGDRPPHAELTRIFFLELKVVGSTMGTKDELEDLLSFCAATGVRPVIDEVLLLDRAREGFERMESGGLFGKVVLTAS